In Thunnus albacares chromosome 10, fThuAlb1.1, whole genome shotgun sequence, a single window of DNA contains:
- the nkx2.5 gene encoding homeobox protein Nkx-2.5 yields MFPSPSTSTPFSVKDILNLEQSHDVMVSSLDVSSRMDCCTVPTSSSTSSSSSCMLARLKQEPLRDMSSATSLFGEDLQEPKTGRGNALNFATTFYGKSLIEMDIVKEGKGDLFEGKRRKEEFSPPAEPVDHMKPEDPDRPKPRRRRKPRVLFSQAQVYELERRFKQQRYLSAPERDHLAGVLKLTPTQVKIWFQNRRYKCKRQRQDQSLEMVSLPPPRRVSVPVLVRDGKPCLAADTATYNPSYSMGHINHFTYNNYPAFSNYTSPGCNTNYACNYPAATMQTMQGSSNNGNYMNFGVGELNNVQNTFSSSNGVSSLHGIRTW; encoded by the exons ATGTTTCCCAGCCCCAGCACGTCCACTCCCTTCTCTGTAAAGGATATATTAAACTTGGAGCAGAGTCATGACGTTATGGTGTCTTCTCTGGATGTTTCTTCTCGTATGGACTGCTGCACCGTGCcgacctcctcctccacctcctcctcctcctcctgcatgCTGGCCCGCCTGAAACAGGAGCCTCTGCGGGACATGTCGTCCGCCACCTCGCTGTTTGGAGAAGACCTCCAAGAGCCCAAAACCGGCAGAGGCAATGCACTCAACTTTGCTACTACCTTTTATGGGAAATCACTCATAGAGATGGATATAGTTAAGGAAGGGAAAGGGGACCTGTTTGAGGGGAAACGCAGAAAAG AGGAGTTCAGTCCTCCGGCCGAGCCCGTGGATCACATGAAGCCCGAGGATCCGGACCGCCCGAAGCCTCGGAGACGCAGGAAGCCGCGGGTCCTCTTCTCCCAGGCGCAGGTGTACGAGCTGGAGCGGCGCTTCAAGCAGCAGAGGTACCTGTCCGCCCCGGAGAGAGACCACCTGGCCGGGGTACTCAAACTCACCCCGACCCAGGTGAAGATCTGGTTCCAGAACAGGAGGTACAAGTGCAAGCGGCAGAGGCAGGACCAGAGCCTGGAGATGGTGTCTCTGCCGCCGCCCAGGAGGGTGTCAGTGCCGGTGCTGGTGCGGGATGGCAAGCCTTGCCTCGCGGCAGACACAGCCACCTACAACCCGTCCTACAGCATGGGTCACATCAACCATTTCACTTATAACAACTACCCGGCTTTCAGTAACTACACCAGCCCCGGATGCAACACAAACTATGCGTGTAATTACCCAGCAGCCACGATGCAAACTATGCAAGGATCCTCCAACAACGGGAATTACATGAACTTCGGTGTAGGGGAGCTGAATAATGTCCAGAACACATTTTCCTCCAGTAATGGTGTGTCTTCATTACATGGCATTAGGACATGGTGA